The genomic DNA CCGAACCCTTTCGTAAACTTGCCCAATATTTTTTCCTTGCGCCCCGCGGTGAGCATCGCGCCCAAAAGCCCTACGCCCAGCATCACGACGCCAGGCAGCGTCATCGTTTCGAAAAAGGCGTGCACGTTATCTGCAACGGGGATCTCGAAATACTCCGTGAGGAAATTGAACACCGCGAAAAACAGACCGACGTTGAACAGGATCCAGGTAAACGCATCGCACAGCGCGTCGAGGACACGCCCGTCGCGCAGGTCGTTGACCGCTTTGAGCGCGTACCCGACCGTGATCTGGAACAGCCCCAGCGCAAGGCAGCCCAAAAGTATCGTCAGAACGTCCGTACGGTTGCCCGACGAGGGATCGGGCAGAAAGGTGTAGAGAGAAAAGCCGAAAAGCGAGCCGAACAAAGCGCCGAATACGATGGTGAACAGCCCGCCGTACATCATTATCTTCGTCAGTTTTTTAAAACCGTTGTCGATTTTCAGCCTCGCAGACAGCAAAAACCCGCCCGCAAAGAGTAAAATACCGTAGCCGATATCCGCCATGATCAGCCCGAAAAAAATCATAAAGAACCAGAACACGACGCCGTTGGGATCGTATTCGCGGTAGTCGGGCGCGGAATACATATTTGTGACGAATTCCGCGCTTTTCGCGGGCCCGCGGTTTTTCAAAAGCGTTGGCGGCGTATCTTCCTCGGTCGGTTCGGTAAATTCCGTCACCGCGGCGGGCGTGACCGCATCGATTGCCGCGCGCACGAAATCGCATTCCTCCCGGGGCACGTAGCCGTGCAGGGTAAAGGTGCTCGCCGTCTTGAAAAAACTGTCGTACGCCTCCGCTTTTTCCAACTGCAAGGATAAATAGTCGGAAAAGATCTTCCAGTCTTTCAAGTAAGGCGCGAGCGCGCAGGCGTCCGATTTGAGCGCCTCTTCCCGCGCGTCGAAACTCTTCGTCTGCGCCGCGAGTTCTTCTATCTTTTCCGCGGCGGTTTCCGGAAAGGTAAACGCGCATTTGGAAAAGGACAATCCGTTCAAAAGGGCCGCTATTTCTTCCGCACAGTCGTTATGCGCCACAACGCATACGGCGGAAGGCTTGCCGCGCGAATAGATCGTGAGCGCTGCGGGCGATTCCGCCAGATTTTCTTCCAGTTTCGGGATCGCCGCCTCGTCGATCAGTCCGAAAAAACAGCGCGTGCATTTCGTGTCGGAAAAATCCGAAAAGCGCTCGTTCACTTCGCGGTAAGCCGAGAGTTGTTCGATGAGGTTTTTCGCCTTTACGCGTTCGGCGCGGAGCGCGGACAGTTCTTTCTCCAACGTTTCGGCTTTTTCCATCGCCGCGGTAAGTTCCGCTTCGCGCCCCGAAATCTGCATGAAATCGTCGTAGGAAAGCAAGATATCGTCCTTGAGCCCCTCGGTATTTTCGGGGAAATATTCCTGTTTTTTGCTCTCCGCGATGCGGTCGGATACGAAGGCGATGCCCTTTCGCACCCGCGAAACGCGCGACTGCAATTCCGATGAAGGGGCGTTTTCTTCTTCCCAATCGCTCAGTTCCACCCGCTGCGTTCTATGCAGTGCATCGAGCAGCGCGTCCTTTTCCGAGGCAAGTCCCGTCAGCGAGAATTTTGACATTTTTACGACAGACATCAGCCGAATAACCTCCGAAGCACCGCGTCCGCGGCCGGATCCACCCGCGTACGGCTGCGGCTTTTGAGCGCCTGCGCCGCCGCGCCGCCTTCCGCGGCAAGGCTGTCGTATGCCGCCTGCGCCCTGCGTTCGGCGTCTTTTTCGCTCTGTTCACGTTCGGCAGCCAAAAGGGCGATCGCGTCCTCTTTGACCTTTGCCGCGCGCTCGGCGCCCTCCAAAGAGATGCGTCTGCAATCGCTTGCCGCTTTCGCCACGATTTCTTCCGCCTTTTGTTCCGCGTCCAATATGGACGCGATGATCTCGTTCATACCGCTTCTCCTTTCGACTTTCCGACATACTTATGTTGTTTCGGTTTTCCGCAAAAATTCCGACTCCCTGCGAATTTTTCCGACACGCGCCGAAAAAATCCGTATATGCAAATATTATACGCCCGCTTTTAACCTTTGTCAACCGAGAGACGAAAAAAAGCGCGCCCGAAGACGCGCCTGTTTATAGCCGCGTATCGGGATAAACGTCCACGAATTTCGTGTAGCCGTACAGGCGAAGTTTGTCCTTCTGCGCGTAAAAATTCTTATTGCGCATGGAAACGAGCACGCAAACGCCCGCCTCCCGCAACGCCGCCGCTTTCTGCAAAACTTCCCTCTTTTTTTCGAGGGGCGCTTCGCGCGTGATGAGATAGGCGATCTTTTCTTCATCGCCCGCTCCGATCGGCGTTTCGTTGTTCTTCATGATATCTATGATACGTTCGAACCCGATGGAAAAACCGCAGGCGGGCGTGCTGCCGCCGCTGTATTTTCCGATCATTTCGTCGTACCTGCCGCCGCCCGCGACGGACAGTTTATACGAGGAAAGTTCTATTTCGAAGATCGGGCCCGTGTAATAGGACATACCGCGCACCAGCGTGGGATCGAATACGACCTGTCCTTTGCCCGAAAGGATATCGCGCGAAGTCGCGATGATGTCTTCGAGATTGGAGATGACGTTTTCGGGCACGACGTTTGCCCATTCGTCCCTGAAATAATCGCGGCAGGAAAAAAGGTCCGTGCTGCCGTTGAAGAATTTGCAGTACGACTCCACGCCGCTCTCTTCCAGTCCGAGTTCCAGAAGGGACTTTTTGACACCCTCCAACCCGATCTTATCGTATTTATCCAAAATGATGAAAATGACGCTGTGCTTTTCTTCGGGGAAACCGCAAAACGACGCCATGGCTTTTAAAATCCTTCTGTCGTTGACGCGCACCTTGCTGCCGCCCAGCCCCAATTCGTAGAGCATATTCGCGGTAGCGGTGATCAATTCCATTTCGGCGAGGTTGGTGGCGTCGCCCAAAATATCGATATCGCACTGCGTAAACTGGCGGTAGCGCCCTTTTTGCGGACTGTCCGCGCGCCAGACGGGCCCTGTTTGCAGAGCCTTGAAAGGGTTTGGAAGATCGTTGCTGTTATTCGCGTAAAAGCGCGCCAGCGGAACAGTCAGATCGTATCTTAATCCGCAGTCGCACAGATCGTCGAAATTTTCCGACTTCTGCAATTTTTCGCCGCGTTTTAAAATTTTGAAGATCAACTGTTCGTTTTCGCCGCCCTGCTTGCTCGTCAGATTTTCGATATGCTCGACGGCAGGCGTTTCTATCTGCGTAAAGCCGTATTTTTTATAGGTGCTCTTGATCTTACCCAGCGCGTATTCGCGTAACTCCATGTCGCGCGGCGTCTGTTCGGGCATTCCGCGCACGGGCGTCTTGACAAAACTCATTTTCGTTCACTCCGTCGTTTAACCAATCATTGATATTCAATATATCATATCGGGGAATTTTTGTCAAATAAAACGGGGATACGGCAACAGACGCTCCGCGCCTCTTTTTCGGACAGCCGCGAAAAATCGGGCACGTTCGTCAGCGTTTTGCCGTCTACGGTACAGCGGACGCATTCTTGCGTTGCCCCGCAGGGCTCGACGAGCAGAAGATCGCCGTAAAAGTACAGACCGTTTTCCGTATGTACGTCGATCTCGAAGGAAAGTTTGCCCGTTCCCTCCGCGAGCGCCCAATCGCCCTCGCGCGTGATCCGCACGCCCTCGGCGCGGATATTCTGCACATACGAAGGCAGATACAGATATAATTTGCGCCCGCCCGTTTCCACCTCTTCGAGCGCGATCTCCCGTTTATAAAAGAGATCGCCCGCAACGCGGATACGCGCGTTATCGGAAATGTATTCAAAATCGTCGTAAAAGAGAACGCGTACGGCGTCCCGCTCTTCGCGCACGAAATGCGAGCCGAGTTCATAAAGCCCCTCGGACAGGCGGAGCGTACAGCAAAGATACGCCTCGAACGTATCGTTATAGGGTTTTACAAAAGGGAAATCCTTTGTCGCGCAGAGGTCGCACCCCGCGCCGCCGTTGCCGCGCTGGCTCATGCGCAGCGCGTTATAATAAACGCGGTAGGCGCAGGCGAGATATTCATCCTTGCCCGTGCAGGCGTGCAGTTTCAGAGCGAGTATGAGCGAATCGACGATGGCGCAAGGCTCCGTCCAGGTATCTTCCCTTCCGTACCAATTAAAGTTGGCGTAGGTGAGCGTCATGCCCTGTTCTCTGTAAAATCCGAATTCGCGGACAGCCTGTTGTAAACAGCGATCGTCTTTCGTACATTCATACAGACGCAGAATGCCGCGCGCCGCCGAAAGAGAAGCGTGCGTCTGCGTGCGCAGGGCGAGTTTGTCGATTTCAAGAAAGCGGCGCAGCATGACGTTCAGAAGTTCTCTGAGCGCCGCGTCGCGCGTAATTTCGTAGACGGCTGAAATACCGTCCATCGCGATGAAGGCGCAGCCCGTGTCGGAAGAAAGTTTCCAACCGTTTAAAACGTCGAGCGTATGACCGAACACGCCCCCCTCTTCGCTTTTTTCTCTTTCAATGGGATAGCGTTCGAAAAACTCGGTGAGTTTTGCCAGATAGTTGCGCGCGATCGTGCGAATACGGCAAAGCGACTTTTCGTCTTTGGTCGCCTTATAGTATTCGGTGAGCCCGCGAAGATACCAACTGTTGCCCGAAAGTTGCTGTTCGAGCGCGACTTTGCCGTCGAACAGAGGACCGAAATAGCCGTCGCGGTTGCAATGTCCGTCCAGCCCGTCCGCCAATGCGCGCAGCGAAGCGGGTTCGGTTCCCGTCGCCTTCCATAAAGAAACGAGCGCGAGCAAAGTTCTGCCCTCGAAATCGCCGTGCCAGTCGTACTCCGCGGGGCGGAACACGTTTGGCGCGCAGTACAGCGGCTCGCCCACTCTCGCCGCGTTCAGCCGCAGTCTTCTTCCCAATTCTCCCTGAAACCGTATCATCGCTTTTTCCTTTATTTATGATATGCCTTTGATTATAACATAAGTTTCGGAAAAAAACCACATTTTGGATCAATGTGTAAAATCAATTTTCCCCTGCCACTCGGTAAGGTTTTGCGGCGACGACGTTCGTCCCCTCCCCGTCCACGTCGGCAAGGATCACCGTCCCGATCTCCGTGTCGGAATCCACGTAGGCGGCGCGGATTTTTTCCATGACGAGAAAAATATTCGATTTCAACACTTCGCGGTCGGTCTTGACGGGCACGCGCCCGAACTTTGCCCGCACGGTGCTCGTAACCGTGCGCCGCGGCGAGATCATTTCCGAAAGCGCGTACGCCTTGCCCTTGGGACAGAAATTTCCCGAAACGCTCCACGCGCCGTTCTCCCCCTCCACGTGCAGAGCGCAGCCGCGCGGACATTCGATACAGACAAAATCTTTTCCCATGTCAACCCTCCCTTACCACGGAAATTTCCACATTCTCCGCGCCGTCGAAGAGCGCGGGCGGCAGCGAAACGTGCTCCATTTCTCCCGGCGCCACGGCGATGCGGCGGAATTCTTTCACCGTATCCCCCGCGCGCACGATAATTTTGGCATTCGGGAACGCCGAACGCACGCGGAAATACAACTTCTGCGCGTCTTTTTCGCCGCGGCATAATTTTTGCGGCAGGACGTATGAAACGTTTTCGCCCGCACGCGTCGGCACGTAACTTTTTTGCGTATGCCCGCCCAAAAGATATTTCGCAGCCGCTCTGCCCGCGATCTCCGCCTCTTCGGATACGAAATCGACCAGATCGTGCACGTGCAGCACGTTGCCGCAGGCGAATATTCCCTCGATCTCGGTCTCGCGGTCGCTGTCCACGAGCGCGCCGCGCGTCCCCGCGTGCAGGGAGATGCCCGCCTTTTTCGTCAGTTCGTTTTCGGGGATCAGCCCCACGGAAAAAAGAATGGTGTCGCAGTCGAAACGGATCTCCGTGCCCGCGATCGGAAGCCTGTTTTCGTCCACTTCGGCGACGAGCGCGCCGCTCACGCGATCGTCGCCCTCGATCTCCACGACGGTATGCCGCAAATACAGCGGGATCCCGAAATCGTCGAGGCACTGCGCGATGTTGCGTTTGAGTCCGCTCGAACAGGGCATGATCTCGACAACGCCGAGCACTTCCGCGCCTTCGAGCGTGAGCCTGCGCGCCATGATGAGACCTATGTCCCCCGAGCCGAGGATCAGGACGCGTTTCCCGGGCAGCAATCCGTAAATATTGACGAACTTTTGCGCGGTGCCCGCGCTGAACAGCCCCGCGGGGCGCGTGCCCGCGATGTTCAAGGCGCCCTTGCTGCGTTCGCGGCAGCCCATGGCGAGGATCACAGCCCCCGCCCGCACGGTGAAAACGCCCTTTCCGTTCATATACGTGACGGTTTTCTCGGAAGAGAGGTCGACGACGAATGCGCCCGTCAGTATCTCGATATTCCGCGCCCGCGCCTCGTCCAGAAAACGCTGTGCGTATTCGGGCCCCGTCATGTTCTCCCGAAAGCGCGTCAGCCCGAACCCGTTGTGGATACACTGTTTCAGAACGCCGCCCGCCTCTTCTTCGCGTTCCAGAACGAGAACGTCTTTTACGCCCGCGTCGTACGCCGCGACCGCCGCCGCAAGTCCCGCGGGGCCGCCGCCGATGATCACCAGATCCCGTTTCATAATTCTCCTCCCGTGATCACGAAGGAATTTTTGCCCTTTTTCGTGATCTCTTGCGCGCGGTATCCGTATTCTTGCATGAGCGTATTGAATACGGATGGCTGGCAGAATCCGCCCTGGCACCGTCCCATACCCGCGCGCGTGCGGAATTTCACGCCGTCCAGCGTGCGTGCGGGCGGGTTTTGTCTGAGCGCGTCCAAAATTTCGCCCAGCGTCACGTTTTCGCAGCGGCACACGACTTTTCCGTAATCGGGACGCCGCGCGATGATCTCGTTTTTTTCTTCTGCGGAAAGATCTTTGAAACGGTTTCTTTGCCGCATCGGATCGAAATTTTCGTTGCGCCTTGCATGGAATTTTTCCGCGCACAATGCCGCGACATATTCGCCGATCGCGGGCGCGGAAGTAAGCCCCGGCGATTCGATGCCCGCTACGTTGATAAGGTTTTCCGTTTCGTCGCTCTCCTCTATGATAAAATCGTGCCTGTCGCTGTACGCGCGCACGCCCGCGAACGACGAGATCGTTTCCCCGAAAGGAATGTTTTTCAGCATAGACGATGCCTTTTTCGTGATTTCATCGAACCCGTTGCGGCGGACGGACGTATCGAATTCCCCCTCCGCCGAGGTCGGTCCAATAAGCACGTTTCCGTCCGTCGTGGGCGTGACGAGAACGCCCTTGCCCGCCGCCGTCGGCACGGCGAACACCGTATGCCGCACGAATGGCGGCGCGATCTTATCCAATAATATGTATTCGCCCTTTCTCGCCCCGATGCGAAAGGAATCATCGCCGAACATCGCCGCGACTTTCGCCGCGTTCAGCCCCGCGCAGTTGACGACGCACCGCGCCTCCACGCGCTTATGATCGGAAGAGACGAGCGACCAGCCGCCGTCTGTTTTTTCCGCCGCGGCGACTTCGAAACCGCAGTAAAGGGACGCTCCGTTGTCCATCGCGTTGCCCATCGCGGCGATCGTCAGCTGAAAGGGACAGACGATCCCGCCCGTCGGCGCGTACAGCGCCGCGGCGACGCCGTCGCCCAAATGCGGTTCGAGAGCGAGCGCCCGCGCGCGGCCGATGACTTCCAGCCCCTTTACGCCGTTCTTTTCGCCGCGCTCTTTGAGTTGGGACAAGACGCCGACCCGATCCCGTTCCGCGAGCACGAGCGAGCCGTTGTTACGATAGCCGACGCCCAATTCTTCGCACACCTTGGGCATCAGTTTGTTTCCTGCCACGTTGAACTTCGCTTTCAGCGTGCCGTTTTCCGCGTCGTACCCCGCGTGCACGATGCCGCTGTTTGCCTTGCTCGCGCCCGCTGCCACGTCCTCCGCGCCCTCTAAAACGGCAACGGAAATCGCATATTTCCGCAGTTCCCGCGCGCAGAATGCGCCGATGACGCCGCCGCCGATGATCGCCACGTCCACCATTTCGTTCTCCTATCGGAATAAAAAGAGCCGACAAAACGGACAAACTTGTGTTTGTCTCCGTTTTGTCGGCTTCTCCATATCTCCGCCTGTATTGATTTCTCCTCGATTATACCTTGCTTTGCCGCATTTGTCAATGTATTTTTAAAAATTGCCGAAAAAAATCCCCGCACGATTCGCGCGGGGATCAAAAAATCAATTATTTTTTGCGGAAGAGAACGACGATTGCTCCCGCCACGAGGAGCGCGCCCAATGCGGACGCCGTCGCGGCGACGGCGGAACCGCATCCGCCCGACGCAGGTTCTTCCTTTTCCTCCGCCTTGACGGTGACCGTGCACGTTGCGGTCTTTCCGTTTTTGGTCGTGACCGTGATCGTAGCGGTGCCCGCTTTCACGGCGGTCACTTTTCCGTTTTCATCTACGGTAGCGACGCTTTCGTCGGAAGTCGTCCATTCGACCGCGTCATCCGCGCCCGACGGCGCGATCGTGGCGGTCAGCGTTTCGCTCGCGCCGACGGAAAGTTCAATCGCCGTCTTATTGAGCGTGACGGACGTCGCGGCCTCTTTGACGGTCAACGTAAACGTCGCAGTCTTGTCGCCGTCGAGCGCCTTCGCGGTGATGGTCGCCGTGCCCGCTTTGAGAGCGGTCACTTTCCCGTTTTCGTCTACGGTGGCGACGCTTTCGTCGGAGGAAGACCATTCGACCATTCTATTGGTCGCGCCTGCGGGCGCGATCGTCGCGACCAGCGTTTCCGTATCCCCGACGGCGAGCGTGCCTTCGGTCTTGTTCAACGTAATATCCGTCACAGACGTCGTGGACAGTTTCTGCGTCGCCGCGCTGTAAGTGAACACCATATCCTGTTCCACGTAATAGCCCGTGGGGAATACCATGCCCGCCTTGATGGTGATGACGTGATCCTCATCGAGCGCGATCAGCCCTGCGGGAATATAGATTTGCGCTTTGTTTTTGTTGTAGTGCAGCATGACGGCGGTCGATTTTGCCGCGTCGCCCTCGATGCCCGCCTGAATGGTGCGGATATCCTGTCCGTCTACCAAAATTTTGGTGAGAGCCGCCTCATACGCGCCCGAGGACACCGCTTTATCCACGCTCTCCACCGTTCTGCCCGTCGCATTGCTCAAAATCCATCTGGGCAGGCTGGCGTAGAAATTCGCGTTGCCCGCGCCCGCGTTGGTCTCGTCGCAGATATCTTCATAAAATTCAAACGTGATGCTCTTGTTCGTCGCGTCGCCGCCGATGCTCCAGTCGTTGCCGAGCGTCTTGAAATGCAAGACCTTATCGCCCTCTGCGGGAATGACGGGGCTGACGGTCGTGACCCAGTAATCGTACGTCGCATAGTAGGTGCGGGTATACGCCTCTTTGAGTTCCAGACCCGAGGGCGTCGTCATCACGTCGGCGGAGAAAGTCGTAAGATCCGCAAGCACTTCTTCGCCGTTCACTTCGGCACGGTCGTCGATGGTAAAGACGAGCGCGCTGCCCGTAGAATCGATGCGGATCGCGTCGACGGGCTGAGAAAGTTTATTTTCCAGCGTATTCGCGGCGTTGATCTCCGTGACCGTCTTGCCGCCGAATTTGATTTTGCCCGCAACGTCCGCATCCTTTTGCAGATCGTTCAGAACGTCGCCCGAGAACAAACTTTCAAACTTTAAAGTGAGTTGTTTGGAAGCATAATCTTTGAGGTTTTCCTCGATCGCGACGAGCGGTTCCAGACCGCTGATCTTGATCGCGCCGTCGGCAGGCAGGACCGCCCAGTTGCCGTCAAGAGCCATGATGACCTTGTAATCTTCCGCGAGGGTAGCGTCGATCTTGGGAGAATCCGCCACGCACACAGCGTCGCCCTCGCCCGCCTTTACAAATCCCATGCCGGCGAGGAATTCCACCGTATCTCCTTTCTTGAATTGATAACCCGAAGTATAGATCCAGAACATATTGGAGCGCTGATGGATCTGTACCTGCGACGCGGGATCGCTTTCCTCGGCCTCGCTGACCAATACACCGTTGACTTTGATATGATCGCCGATCCCCGTCACCTTATCCGCGCGCTGGCAGTTTGCCGATAACCCTTCGATGGAAAAGGTCACGGATAACTGGGAGCCGCCTTCTTTACCGTTTGCCGTTGCAACGAACGTCTTTTGTTCGCTTTCCGCGGCAAAGACGGCTGCAAAACTCATCGACAGAACGAGCATGACCGCAAGCGCGGCAAGCAGAACTTTTTTGAATCCTTTCATATTTCCTCCTGATGATTATTTATTTTGCGCCCGTCCGGAAACGGGCGCATTTTACACAGTTATTTTTTGCGACGCAGTGCGAACGCCGCGCCTGCAATCGCGAGCGCCGCCGCGGGGAGCGAGATCGCTGCGGCTACGCCGCCGCAGCCCTTTCCGCCGCCGTTCCCTTGATCGCCGTCCCCGTCGTCGGGTTTGCCGCCCTCGTCGGGAAGTTTATCCACGATATTGACGTAAAACACGTCGGTGTACGTTTCCCCGTAAATATCGACGGTATAGACGGTGAATTTCAGTTCGCCGTAATCTTTACCGCTCAAAAACTTTTCGCCTGAAATCACGATCGTGCCGACCGTCGAATCCCCTTCGGGCGCAACGAAGGTGTAGCGCGAGGAAGAGAGCCCGCCGCCGTTCACTTTCTGGAACGTTCCGTTGTGGATATCCACTTTGATCTCCAGATCGGCGGTATCGCCTTTCTTGTAATAATAGGTTTCTTTTTCCACTTCGGGAGGTACGGTCGCCTCGCCCGCGTCGCGGACGAGTATATTAATCTGCTCGCTCCCTCCGTCGTTTTTGGCGAACAACGTGTTCTGACCCGCAGAGAAAGAGGCGAACGCGCCCGATTTCACCGTCAGTTTTTTCTCCGCAGCGTCATATTCGTACTGCGAGGCGTCGACCGCCTGCGTGCACGCGCCGTCGTAATAGAGCGCGAGCGCGCCGTTCGCATTTTCGTAATTTTCCAGTCCGACGACGACAGGATCGCTGCTGCCGACGAGATAGGAATAACTGTTTTCCGCATCGGTGATCTTAGGCGCGTTGACGCCCTTGACGACGACCTTGTTTTCCTTATTGGGATTGGCGGGCGTACCGATAAAGTGGAAATACGGATATACCTTGCCGCTCTTGAAATCCGAGCGCTTGGGCTGGATACTCTCGAAAAGAACGGTATTGTTATACGTCCATTTCGTGCCCTCTTCCCCGATCTCGATGACGATGGTATCGAGGTTGCTCCTGTCCTTATAGCCGCCCGCGCCCGCTCTCGTGACGTAAGCGACGGTGTTCTGTTCGATCTGCGGCTGCGCCATGCCCGAAACCGTCTGGAACATGACGCCGTAATCCGAGTTCATATTGTTCGAGCCGTACGATTTTTTCAGATCGCCGCGCGCGTGCTCCCCGTCCTGTTCCAGATAATACACCATTCTGTCGAGATTGCCGTAGGGCGTCTCGCCGAGAGCGATCGCCCACCAGACCGCCATGGTGTTGACGATCTCGTACTGCGCTTCGATCACGATGGGTTTGGTCACGTCGAATCCCTTCACGTTGACGAGATTTTCGCGCACGCGCGCCTCGGAGCCGTTATACTGCCCCATTCTGCCGTCCTTGATGTCGTAGACGGTCGTGCCGTCCGCATTTTCCGTCACTTTCGTTGCGCCCAGCGTGCCCCATTCGTCATGGTAGATAAAGGAAGTCAGATCTTTGTCGGACACGCCGATGATCTCGTATTTGTGCGACGACGCGGCGTTTTTGGAAGAAACGGTCAGCGTTGCGGCGGAAAGATCCAGCGACGCGTACTTAGCCACGGGCACAGCCGTCAGATCGTCGAACGATACGTATAAAAAGTCTCCTTCCTTGCGGATCTGCATGGAATGGATCTGCGAATGTACGTTGACGTAGGTTTCGAACGATTCCGCATAGTCGCGCTTTTCGCCGTCGAGATAGGTCACTTCAACGAGCATTTTCGCCTTGGCGATCGCGCGCCCGTCGTTGTTCGCGTACATGGCGTACACCTTGACTTCCACGCCCTTGCCGTTCTGCAAAGCGGTGAACTTCAGATAATCGGTGTCGTTTAAAAACGCCGTCGGTTCGTTGTTTTCCACGTGCAGAGGGAAATACGATTCGTCCATAAAGGCGACGGATACTTTCGCGCCTTTGACGAAATCCACCTCCTGCGCGTACGTGACGCCGTGTTCTTCGCCCGTCGCGTTGGTGACGAGCGTGCCGCCCAGTTCGCCCGCAGCGACAGTCACGCCGTCGCCGCTCCAATCGGGCTCTGCGGCGTACGCCGACAGGGCGAGCCCCGTCAGGCAGGATACGAGAAGGACGACGGATAAAATCGTCAGTAACAATTTTCTTTTCATAGATTCCTCCGAACTGTTATTTGCCGCGATAGGCGTATTTCAGCCTGCCGACGGGCGCGACGTCGCCGCTCGTATAATAACTTTCGATATTTTCCGGTTGGGTGACGTTATCCGCGACTTTGAAGTTGATGCGGAATTCTCCTTGGATCCCCAGCGCCGCGCGGGGAATGCGAAATTGCATATATTTGCCGTTATACGTATATA from Candidatus Borkfalkia ceftriaxoniphila includes the following:
- a CDS encoding Ig-like domain-containing protein, producing the protein MKGFKKVLLAALAVMLVLSMSFAAVFAAESEQKTFVATANGKEGGSQLSVTFSIEGLSANCQRADKVTGIGDHIKVNGVLVSEAEESDPASQVQIHQRSNMFWIYTSGYQFKKGDTVEFLAGMGFVKAGEGDAVCVADSPKIDATLAEDYKVIMALDGNWAVLPADGAIKISGLEPLVAIEENLKDYASKQLTLKFESLFSGDVLNDLQKDADVAGKIKFGGKTVTEINAANTLENKLSQPVDAIRIDSTGSALVFTIDDRAEVNGEEVLADLTTFSADVMTTPSGLELKEAYTRTYYATYDYWVTTVSPVIPAEGDKVLHFKTLGNDWSIGGDATNKSITFEFYEDICDETNAGAGNANFYASLPRWILSNATGRTVESVDKAVSSGAYEAALTKILVDGQDIRTIQAGIEGDAAKSTAVMLHYNKNKAQIYIPAGLIALDEDHVITIKAGMVFPTGYYVEQDMVFTYSAATQKLSTTSVTDITLNKTEGTLAVGDTETLVATIAPAGATNRMVEWSSSDESVATVDENGKVTALKAGTATITAKALDGDKTATFTLTVKEAATSVTLNKTAIELSVGASETLTATIAPSGADDAVEWTTSDESVATVDENGKVTAVKAGTATITVTTKNGKTATCTVTVKAEEKEEPASGGCGSAVAATASALGALLVAGAIVVLFRKK